Part of the Quercus lobata isolate SW786 chromosome 6, ValleyOak3.0 Primary Assembly, whole genome shotgun sequence genome, GAGCTTAAATTAGATCTACTTCAAAAAAGTTCTTTAAAGAGTTACATTTCTATCCTAGATTCTTTGAGATCACTTTCAGAATCAGTGTCGGAGACTCAGAAGTCAGAAGTCTTTTATTTCCTTATAATTTCCCTGCTTACTGTACTAGTTGGTGTGGCGGAAAAAAGAGGATCAACCATATGCACCATTTTCAACGCCCACCCCACTGCTTGGAGTAGTAGGAATCTTTGTTTGTCCCTATTAAGGCTGACTACTGTCATTCCTATAGctacactttctttttcttcttcaacagGAACCTAGCCATTCCTACTAAGGCTATCCCTCAAGTTTTCACATGACTACCAATTTCTTTGACATAATGCTTATCTCAAATTGATACTctcatctttctcaaaaaaaaaaaaaaaaaaaaaattgatactcTCAAATTGTTGGTAGTGATATAGTGCTAGAACTTCATAGGATACCGAAATGGTTCTTAAGAATATTTACAATGACCAATCATCTTACTTGTTAAGTAGCCTTAGAAGGAAACTCCGGCACCTCTACTCAAAGATACGGTGGTTGATATGGAAGCGGCCGAGGCCAAAAGTTGTCATCAAGAGGCTTGTAAAGTGGAACTCTAAACTTCAGTCTAAAGTACAACCAGGCACCAAAAGATCTACAATTCATATAAATGGCAAACCGGGTCATTTTGTACCTGAAAGGCCAATTAGAATTGCCACATTCAATGTTGCCATGTTCACCTTGGCACCTGCTGTACCAAAGGCTGCGAAACCAGTTAGCATCAATCACGGGGAGAATATGTTTAAGAGTTCCATGCTGAATGATTTTCAGGCTAAGTCTATGAATTCTCATCCCAAGAGTATCTTGAAGCAATCACCTATACGTGCCACACTGACTAGTCCTGAACGTGTTTCTAAGCAGAAGAAGATCACAAGATCAAAGTTAAAGGTTTCTATTAATCTTCCTGATAATGAGATCTCATTAGCAAACACTAAGTTGCTTAGTTCTGTGGAAGATGAGCAAGAGGAATCATCAAGCATGACTCCAAAAAGAGTCCACAGTAGTGGGATTCCAGCGAGGTCTCCTGTGTGCTTTCCTTCTAGTATGATTATTAGTCAGAGTGATGACTTCCTGGGAAGTGGTAGGACCATCCTGGAAGTACTCAAAGAGTTGGATGCTGATATATTGGCTCTGCAAGATGTGAAGGCAGAGGAAGGGAAAGGCATGAAACCTCTTTCTGATTTGGCAGCTACCTTGGGTATGAATTATGTGTTTGCTGAGAGCTGGGCTCCAGAGTATGGTAATGCTGTCTTCTCCAAATGGCCAATTAAGAGGTGGAAAGTTCAGAAAATTGCTAATGATGATGATTTCAGGTACCCTTTTCCTTCTGCTCACAGACTTATTTTAATTGGAAGCACAATTAGcgtttaatatttattattacaagtttttagTATGATTAGAATATGCTATACCCTATACTTAATTTTTACTAGAAAAGGAACCTATATGAATtataaatcaatatttttatacaaaCTTTGACAAATGAGAACCAAGGTTAGTGCCAAGGTATTCTagtaatttcaaaatatgagtACAGTATATGCACTGGTTATCTATAGTATCAAACTAGGGAAGGTACAATACCTTCCATGTGAATCAATTAAGCATCTTAAATGCAAAACCCAAATCCTCATCACAAGTAATATGTAACTGGAAAGCTGTTGCCACATCATCCATGCATCCTCTTAACTCTTCTGTGTATAATGTTAAATTCAGGAACTTGCTAAAGGTCACAATTGAATTGCCATGGGGTGGAGAATTTGACTTCTATTGCACCCAACTTGACCATTTAGATGAGAATTGGAGGATGAAGCAGATGAACGCAATAATTCAATCAACTGATTGTCCGCACATATTGGCAGGTGGTCTTAATTCTCTCAATGCATCAGATTACTCATCAGAAAGATGGACAGATATTGTCAAGGTAATGCTTCTACACAAGTAATACTAGGGAcacaatttttcacaacttttgaCATCCCTTGTTGTGATTGGAGCAACATTACTTTCACTCAAGTCTACCACTTACAccatctttattttttagtagttgtgaaagtgtgaaaaatattcaattaaGTGCTGCTGTATGCTAAAATTATTGTCCTTGTCGGAAACTAAGCCAACATATGTATTGCAGTATTATGAGAAGTTAGGAAAGCCTACTCCAAAGGTAGAGGTGACGAGGTTTTTGAAGGGAAAAGGGTACGCAGATTCACAGGACTTTGCAGGGGAATGTGAGTCAGTGGTCATCCTGGCCAAAGGCCAAAGTAAGTGACCTTCTCTCTCAATATGGCTGACTTGTAtacttaaaaacattttttgccTAAAGAATTTTCGCTGATTGTGAATATGGTAAGAGCAGATGTGCAGGGTACATGCAAGTATGGAACTCGAGTGGACTAcattttggcatcatcagaTTCACCATACAAGTTTGTTCCGGGCACATACTCAGTCATTTCATCCAAAGGTACCTCTGACCACCACATAGTTAAGGTTGACATAAAGAAAGTACGCGAGAGTGCTCAAGAAATTGCCATCAGACGAGGGAGGAAGCTAAATCAAAGGGTTGTGAGAATCACAAACCTCTCTTCTTTAAGACGCATTTGGCGATTAAAGGGTTTCTATTACAATGATTAAATTTCAATATGGTGATGTCTCATTTTGATGGGTATGTGTATGTGTAAAtatattacattatattttactaACTGCTTGTTTGTGgcataaatgaaaatttgagtgaaTGGGCTGTGATTTAAATTGAGTTGTGGATTTGCCCCTCACATGGAGGGAActttaacctttttttattaaataaaaaaagaaaaagaaaaaagggttcCCAGACTTCTAAGCCCCCCAGCCTCCTAGTTGAGGACCGAGTCTCAGCCATATTGCACAGTTTCAAAATTATGACCTTTTAAAGTTTCCTTGTGTCTTGAGAATCTTGAGATgagtaaaaatgaaattaaatatagaaaaattgaGACGTTAAAGAGTTGAGTAATTCTAGTACTACATAAATTGccacaattattttatatgttaaaCTATAATTGACTGCCTGTCACTTTCGCATGGACCCATCACTTTTTCTCCACCATTTAAAATCTGCCACGTGGACATTTGTGGCACAAGTTGTGTTATTTTATGTGCTCTTAGAATTTTTCTAAAGATTTATATAGAGCCAAGAGACTTGTAATTTAATTGACATCtcttaatgtttttaaaattaacattTAGAGTTGAAATATCTCCTCTCCCATTTTAACTATCAaattctcacccaaaaaaaggtttatatatatattttggggaAAAGTAAAGAATAAGAATGAGATcaatatcttctcaaaaaaagaaaaaaagaaaaagaaaagatcaatAGGTAGATAATTTGCTTATTGCTTTGACTTTCATTGTTGACTTAGCTTGTAGGGAATGCATGGCTTTTTGGATTGACTTTTGTAGCTTGAACTAGCCCAAGAAAACAGGCATTACCGGGCCAGGTTGGGCCTAAATTGAAATACTTGCCGTTCGGCCGTACCTCATAATTTACACGGCCtagaatagtttttttttgggcctaCAATAGCTCGGACTCTCATATATTAA contains:
- the LOC115950721 gene encoding uncharacterized protein LOC115950721 translates to MVLKNIYNDQSSYLLSSLRRKLRHLYSKIRWLIWKRPRPKVVIKRLVKWNSKLQSKVQPGTKRSTIHINGKPGHFVPERPIRIATFNVAMFTLAPAVPKAAKPVSINHGENMFKSSMLNDFQAKSMNSHPKSILKQSPIRATLTSPERVSKQKKITRSKLKVSINLPDNEISLANTKLLSSVEDEQEESSSMTPKRVHSSGIPARSPVCFPSSMIISQSDDFLGSGRTILEVLKELDADILALQDVKAEEGKGMKPLSDLAATLGMNYVFAESWAPEYGNAVFSKWPIKRWKVQKIANDDDFRNLLKVTIELPWGGEFDFYCTQLDHLDENWRMKQMNAIIQSTDCPHILAGGLNSLNASDYSSERWTDIVKYYEKLGKPTPKVEVTRFLKGKGYADSQDFAGECESVVILAKGQNVQGTCKYGTRVDYILASSDSPYKFVPGTYSVISSKGTSDHHIVKVDIKKVRESAQEIAIRRGRKLNQRVVRITNLSSLRRIWRLKGFYYND